In Rutidosis leptorrhynchoides isolate AG116_Rl617_1_P2 chromosome 2, CSIRO_AGI_Rlap_v1, whole genome shotgun sequence, one genomic interval encodes:
- the LOC139887862 gene encoding uncharacterized protein, which produces MEGHHCLVCDRYINGAWIWNWSRSGLGSRNETMFSNMLAELSSFSIGPQHDTWSWSLSSDGLFAVNSTRKHVDSIMLPSMSPVTNWYKPIPRKVNVLLWRLGVERLPTRLNLLMRGLEINSITCPVCSQNLETRDHIFFVCEVASQIWVKIRRWVDCNMPVFNSWSDWILWFEHWSGSEECKNKVIAIAAACFWFVWKHRNGIVFNNLMVKKSEIFDSICNFSYFWTRYRGKCNISWASWLMNPL; this is translated from the coding sequence ATGGAAGGACACCATTGTCTAGTGTGTGATCGTTATATAAATGGTGCTTGGATTTGGAATTGGTCTCGAAGTGGTTTGGGAAGCAGGAACGAAACCATGTTTAGCAACATGCTAGCTGAGTTGTCGTCTTTTTCGATTGGCCCTCAGCATGATACATGGTCATGGTCTTTATCTTCGGATGGTCTTTTTGCGGTTAATTCCACCAGGAAACATGTTGACAGTATTATGTTGCCTTCGATGTCTCCTGTTACAAATTGGTATAAACCTATTCCTCGAAAAGTTAATGTGTTGTTATGGCGTTTGGGCGTGGAAAGGTTACCAACACGTTTAAATTTATTGATGCGCGGTTTAGAGATTAATTCTATAACATGCCCAGTTTGTTCTCAGAATTTGGAGACTCGTGATCATATCTTTTTTGTATGTGAAGTGGCGTCGCAAATTTGGGTTAAGATTAGAAGATGGGTCGATTGCAACATGCCGGTTTTCAACTCATGGTCTGATTGGATTTTATGGTTCGAGCACTGGAGTGGTTCAGAAGAATGCAAGAACAAGGTAATTGCTATTGCTGCAGCGTGTTTCTGGTTCGTGTGGAAGCATAGGAATGGTATTGTTTTCAACAATTTGATGGTGAAGAAATCCGAGATTTTTGATTCTATTTGTAATTTTTCTTACTTTTGGACTAGATATAGAGGAAAATGTAATATTTCTTGGGCCTCTTGGCTCATGAACCCTTTGTAA